Within the Deinococcus peraridilitoris DSM 19664 genome, the region CACCTTCATCGGTTTGCAATTCGGTGGTCTGATCGGCGGTGTGGTCGTTGTCGAGCAGGTGTTCGCCTGGCCAGGCCTGGGGTCGTTGGCGCTTCAGGCCATCGCCAATCGTGATTACCCGGTACTGCAAGGCACCGTCACGGTACTGGCCGTCATGGTAGTGCTGGTGAATTTCCTGGTGGACCTCTCATACGGCTGGTTCGATCCGCGCATCCGGATGGAGTAACATGACGCACCCGACCACCCCGCCCCTCAAGGCACGTCGCCGCTTCACCGGCTGGAAAGCAGATTTGATTTTCGGTGCGTTGCTCACCGGCACGATTTTACTGCTGGTGCTGTTCGCCAACCTGCTGTTCCCCGCCGGAGGTGACGTCATGGACCTCAATGCGCGCCTGCAACCCCCGACGTTCAGCGGCACGCATCCGCTGGGGACTGATCCGATCGGTCGTGACGTGCTCGCCCGCGTGGTGTATGGAGGACGTATTTCATTGATTGTCGGTCTGGTCTCGGTGGCGCTGTCCGCCTTGCTCGGCTCTCTGATCGGACTGATCGCCGGTTACTACCGCGCTTCGCTCGGTTCAATTCTGATGCGTCTTGCGGATATTCAACTCGCGTTTCCTTTTATTCTGCTCGCCATCACCGTCATCGCAATCATCGGACCGGGGTTATGGAAGCTGATTGCCGTGATGGTTCTTTCGCAGTGGGCGCAGTACGCGCGACTTGTGCGGGGTGTAGTGCTCTCCCTGCGAGAACGCGAGTACGTGCAGGCTGCGCATGCCCTCGGCGCGAACAACGCCCGCATGATGTTCCGCCATATCGTTCCGAACGCCATCGGTCCCATTGTCGTCCTCGCGACACTGAATGTCGCGAACAACATCCTGCTGGAATCCGGCTTGACCTTCCTGGGGCTGGGTGTAGATCCACAAGTGCCCTCCTGGGGAGGCATGCTCGCTGACGGTCGCACCTACCTGCAAAGTGCCTGGTGGGTGTCGGTCTTCCCAGGAGTGGCCATTACCCTGACGGTCCTCGGCTTCAACCTGCTGGGCGACTGGCTTCGTGATCATCTCGATCCGCACGGAAGGCGGTGATGGGCATTCAACCCACGGACTTCAACCCAGAACAACTTACGCTTCAAGGCGCGCAAGACGAACTGAACGCCCAATCTGTCAGGCTGCCTCGTCACGCTTCACGGGGGGTACGCACCGAATGGGAGCAACACTTTCCCTGGGAAGGCCAGCGCCTCCTCGAACAGCTTCAGACGCTGCCAACTCCCGATCAACCGGTCCGTGTGCTGGCGTACGTCTCGGAATCACCAGAAATTCGCTCGTTCCTCAAGGCCGCCATTACCAGCACCCTGCAGGCCCGCGGAGTGCCGTGCAGCGCGCAGGTCCGCAGTGCGTACAAGAGTGCGTACTTCTGGGTGACTGAAGAACTCCGGCCTATCTGGCGGCGCGCGCAGGCGGACCGCCTGACGCTCACGTACCCGCAGCTCAGCAACGAAAGCCCCGGGCGTTTCCTGCAGGAACTCTACCCGCTTGCGGCCGTGCTGGAACGCGAAGGACTTCACGGTGAGTACCAGCCTGCTCACACCCCGCACCGCACGTACCAGGCGATCCTCTGGCAGGGTGACCGGGAAGTCTGGCGAGGTGAATGTTTCGTGCCGCTGCAGTCGCGCGTCTCGCCGGACGGCAGGAACGTGCTAGGTCCCACTGGCTGGCTCAGCGTGCAGTCAGGCACCCGGCAGTTGTACGACGAACGCATC harbors:
- a CDS encoding ABC transporter permease; the protein is MTHPTTPPLKARRRFTGWKADLIFGALLTGTILLLVLFANLLFPAGGDVMDLNARLQPPTFSGTHPLGTDPIGRDVLARVVYGGRISLIVGLVSVALSALLGSLIGLIAGYYRASLGSILMRLADIQLAFPFILLAITVIAIIGPGLWKLIAVMVLSQWAQYARLVRGVVLSLREREYVQAAHALGANNARMMFRHIVPNAIGPIVVLATLNVANNILLESGLTFLGLGVDPQVPSWGGMLADGRTYLQSAWWVSVFPGVAITLTVLGFNLLGDWLRDHLDPHGRR